A genomic region of Alistipes megaguti contains the following coding sequences:
- a CDS encoding PL29 family lyase N-terminal domain-containing protein — protein MRRLFSTVIFAASVSYLAACSDIDELRSDVDDLKSRVTALEKQVETFNEQIEALQLLVGASTINTVTETENGYQLLMSNGQLLTLECGVDGEGITPILSIDTEGYWMVDYQDGAGSRRILCGEEPVKALGLDGVTPVFGVDADGYWTLDLGAGPVPVLDAQNNKVKATTEFSAGNPFISSAIYDESGDVLVVELKDESKTVLKIPVVSTFLFAIENAEGQQEFQPGETKVYNVTRKSVGTTVVTRPEGWTVRLTEAELSVTAPAENTTRAAIADTRSDVAILAYCSSDNFVTIAKLKVAMAGAGETHTPQASIYAEGEPTISTLGYLVSLSDATSYKYVFRKTSEGAPSLEEVAEQGVSTTESSLFFDNLEARTEYTLYVLPYYEEIEGAELASLAVSTAAPVYTSYYEAYNADEVLTIGGVAVSRALFGEGTLLTAEDNLITADGVYFVPEGVTARYDNGAGKRGTLIIIGDNPAARSDFAFVGTVNRIEFDPAQNGSFMLYNLNFRVATDNGQGQILFYPNNENGGTMQNVVCESCRLDMSGLQGFSFTSDARSADKLIRLNRVAFVDCDICVGSDTRFGYFFQYRTDAAFGDFIFRNNVVWSSSEDNAARLLNGSKSTSAADFAKAAPVERFEMVNNTWIYCKGTPLNYVRSVGEYVLRNNLFYGKISQFTPVMRYSETEELDGSPKTGAVYDNLGYVTGGASVCWKAANPNDLPLVGYKQIINSKEDPFAGGTFNVENGIFIPNSSYASYGAQRQ, from the coding sequence ATGAGACGATTATTTTCAACAGTCATATTCGCTGCATCGGTGTCATACCTGGCAGCGTGCTCGGATATCGATGAACTTCGGTCCGATGTGGATGACCTGAAATCGCGGGTGACGGCCCTCGAAAAACAGGTGGAGACCTTCAATGAACAGATCGAGGCTCTTCAGCTTCTTGTGGGCGCTTCTACGATCAATACGGTAACGGAAACGGAAAACGGTTATCAGTTGCTGATGAGCAACGGCCAGCTTCTTACCCTGGAATGCGGGGTTGATGGAGAGGGAATTACTCCGATACTCTCTATTGATACGGAAGGCTATTGGATGGTCGATTACCAGGATGGAGCAGGTTCCCGTCGGATTCTTTGCGGCGAGGAGCCGGTCAAAGCGCTCGGTCTGGATGGTGTGACGCCCGTTTTTGGGGTCGATGCGGACGGCTATTGGACGCTGGATCTCGGAGCAGGACCGGTTCCGGTACTTGATGCTCAGAACAACAAGGTAAAGGCTACGACCGAATTCAGCGCCGGAAATCCCTTTATTTCGTCGGCTATCTATGATGAAAGCGGGGATGTTCTTGTCGTTGAATTGAAAGACGAGTCGAAGACCGTTCTGAAGATCCCCGTTGTCTCCACCTTCCTCTTTGCCATTGAAAATGCGGAGGGGCAACAGGAGTTTCAGCCCGGAGAGACGAAAGTCTACAACGTTACCCGGAAAAGCGTGGGAACAACCGTTGTGACCCGCCCGGAGGGCTGGACGGTTCGTCTGACGGAGGCGGAACTTTCCGTAACGGCTCCGGCTGAAAATACAACCCGGGCTGCGATCGCCGATACCCGGTCCGATGTAGCCATTCTGGCCTACTGCTCTTCCGATAATTTCGTAACGATTGCCAAGCTGAAAGTCGCCATGGCCGGGGCCGGAGAAACACATACTCCGCAGGCTTCGATCTACGCCGAGGGTGAACCTACGATTTCAACGCTCGGTTATCTTGTGTCGTTGTCGGATGCGACCTCCTACAAATATGTCTTTCGGAAGACTTCGGAAGGTGCTCCTTCTTTGGAAGAGGTGGCGGAGCAGGGTGTTTCTACGACGGAGAGTTCGCTGTTCTTTGACAATCTGGAAGCTCGGACCGAATATACGCTTTATGTCCTTCCTTATTACGAGGAAATTGAAGGCGCGGAGCTTGCCTCTTTGGCCGTCAGTACGGCAGCTCCGGTCTATACGAGTTATTATGAAGCGTATAATGCCGATGAGGTCTTGACGATTGGTGGCGTCGCTGTCAGTCGGGCGCTGTTCGGTGAAGGGACGCTGTTGACTGCGGAGGACAACCTGATCACGGCCGATGGTGTCTATTTCGTACCGGAGGGTGTGACGGCCCGTTATGACAATGGTGCCGGCAAACGCGGGACCCTGATTATTATCGGCGACAATCCTGCCGCGCGGAGCGATTTCGCCTTTGTGGGGACTGTAAACCGCATTGAGTTTGATCCGGCGCAGAACGGTTCGTTCATGCTGTACAACCTGAATTTCCGGGTAGCTACGGACAACGGACAGGGACAGATCCTGTTCTATCCGAACAACGAAAACGGCGGGACGATGCAGAACGTGGTTTGTGAATCGTGCCGTCTGGACATGTCGGGGTTGCAGGGCTTCTCGTTTACGTCCGACGCACGGAGTGCCGACAAGTTGATCCGCTTGAATCGGGTTGCATTTGTGGATTGCGACATCTGTGTGGGTTCGGACACCCGTTTCGGGTACTTCTTCCAATACCGTACGGATGCCGCGTTCGGGGATTTCATCTTCCGGAACAACGTGGTATGGAGTAGCAGCGAAGACAACGCAGCCCGTCTTCTGAACGGCTCGAAGAGCACCTCGGCGGCCGATTTCGCCAAAGCAGCCCCGGTAGAGCGGTTCGAGATGGTGAACAACACCTGGATCTATTGCAAGGGTACACCGCTGAACTATGTCCGCAGTGTCGGAGAGTATGTTCTTCGCAACAACCTCTTCTACGGGAAGATCTCGCAATTTACCCCCGTGATGCGCTATTCCGAGACGGAGGAACTGGACGGAAGCCCAAAGACCGGCGCCGTTTACGATAACCTGGGTTATGTGACGGGAGGTGCTTCGGTCTGCTGGAAAGCTGCCAATCCGAACGATTTGCCGTTGGTGGGATACAAGCAGATCATAAACAGCAAGGAGGATCCCTTCGCCGGTGGGACGTTCAACGTCGAGAACGGGATCTTCATCCCGAATTCATCCTATGCCTCCTATGGAGCGCAAAGGCAATAA
- a CDS encoding PL29 family lyase N-terminal domain-containing protein, with amino-acid sequence MRKTTTLFYWLALGFLSVGISSCSELNDLDRDLSELDKRIEALEARMDALNKNVEALQQLTQATTVNSVTFEDNVYTILLSDGKTLTLTVGEAGVGNVPLVTVDEEGYWMIDYQDGSGPVYLTGEEGKIPSAGKDAVTPVFGIDAEGYWTLDYGNGPKPVEDASGNKIPATSSDEVIDPVFEEVAYDKASGMLTVTLRADGRVIELPVVPDFLFAVKNAEGLQLFDYGETKVFPVESTGIRDAVIQTPSGWSAVLEESAFSITAPAQTRSIPIADSDTDVVIVAQSSKGKYISVSKVRVSLSDAEIDIEPKVTVALEEAPLSTSLAFHITLDEATSYKYILRKSRETAPTYDEVKESGLEAMETTLRVEDLAPKTDYTLYMIACNGDILGKDLVTLSVVTAIPDYASYHEAYEGGAELEIGGVVVSKALFGESTLLTAESNQITADGVYFVPEGVTARYDNGAGERGTLIIIGDNPAARSDFAFVGTVTRIEFDPAQNGSFMLYNLNFRVATDNGQGQILFFPNNVNGGTMQNVVCESCRLDLSGLQGFSFTTDSRSADKMIRLNRVAFVDCDICVGSDTRFGYFFQYRTDTSFGDFIFRNNVVWSSSADNAARLLNGSKSTSAADFAKAAPVERFEMVNNTWIHCKGMPLNYVRSVGEYVLRNNLFYGKISRYTPVMRYSETEELDGSPKTGAVYDNLGYVMGGASVCWKAANPNDLPLVGYKQIINSKEDPFAGGTFNVENGIFIPNSSYASYGAQR; translated from the coding sequence ATGAGAAAAACTACTACCTTATTTTATTGGTTGGCGTTGGGTTTTCTCTCCGTGGGTATTTCGTCGTGTTCCGAATTGAACGACCTTGATCGTGACTTGTCGGAACTGGACAAACGGATTGAAGCCCTGGAGGCCCGGATGGACGCTCTGAACAAGAACGTGGAAGCCCTTCAACAACTTACGCAGGCCACGACAGTCAACAGCGTGACGTTCGAGGATAATGTTTATACGATTCTCCTTTCGGACGGCAAGACATTGACCTTGACGGTCGGGGAAGCCGGAGTCGGCAATGTACCTTTGGTTACGGTCGACGAGGAGGGCTACTGGATGATTGATTATCAGGACGGATCCGGTCCTGTTTATCTGACGGGCGAGGAGGGAAAGATACCTTCTGCGGGCAAGGATGCCGTAACACCCGTATTCGGAATCGACGCCGAGGGCTATTGGACCCTGGATTACGGCAACGGTCCGAAACCCGTTGAGGATGCTTCCGGGAACAAGATTCCTGCGACCTCGTCCGACGAGGTGATTGATCCGGTTTTTGAAGAGGTGGCCTACGACAAGGCGTCCGGGATGCTTACTGTAACGCTTCGTGCTGACGGTCGTGTCATCGAGTTGCCGGTTGTTCCCGACTTTCTTTTTGCAGTAAAGAATGCCGAAGGTCTTCAACTTTTTGATTACGGGGAGACGAAAGTTTTTCCGGTGGAGAGCACCGGGATTCGGGATGCGGTCATCCAGACGCCTTCCGGATGGTCGGCAGTTCTTGAAGAGTCTGCTTTTTCGATTACGGCTCCGGCCCAAACCCGTTCGATTCCGATTGCCGACTCCGATACGGATGTGGTGATCGTGGCACAATCCTCCAAAGGCAAATACATCAGTGTTTCCAAGGTCCGGGTATCGCTTTCCGACGCCGAGATTGACATTGAGCCCAAGGTGACCGTTGCGCTTGAAGAGGCACCCTTGTCGACATCGCTAGCTTTCCACATAACGCTTGACGAGGCCACGTCGTATAAATATATTCTTCGGAAAAGCCGCGAGACGGCTCCTACCTATGATGAAGTGAAAGAATCGGGGCTCGAAGCGATGGAGACGACGTTACGGGTAGAGGACCTGGCACCTAAAACCGATTATACCCTGTATATGATCGCCTGCAATGGTGATATTCTCGGCAAGGATCTGGTAACTCTTTCGGTCGTGACGGCCATTCCGGATTATGCCAGCTACCATGAGGCGTATGAAGGAGGTGCGGAACTGGAAATCGGCGGTGTCGTTGTCAGCAAGGCGCTGTTCGGAGAGAGTACGTTGTTGACCGCGGAAAGCAACCAGATCACAGCCGATGGCGTCTATTTCGTACCGGAGGGTGTGACGGCCCGTTATGACAATGGTGCCGGCGAACGCGGGACCCTGATTATTATCGGCGACAATCCTGCCGCGCGGAGCGATTTCGCCTTTGTGGGGACTGTAACCCGCATTGAGTTTGATCCGGCGCAGAACGGTTCGTTCATGCTGTACAACCTGAATTTCCGGGTAGCTACGGACAACGGACAGGGACAAATTCTCTTCTTCCCGAATAACGTGAACGGCGGAACGATGCAGAACGTGGTTTGTGAGTCGTGCCGTCTGGACCTGTCGGGCCTGCAGGGTTTCTCGTTTACGACCGACTCGCGGAGTGCCGACAAGATGATCCGGTTGAATCGGGTTGCATTTGTGGATTGCGACATCTGTGTGGGTTCAGACACCCGTTTCGGTTACTTCTTCCAATATCGGACAGATACTTCGTTCGGAGATTTCATTTTCCGGAACAATGTGGTCTGGAGCAGCAGCGCAGACAATGCGGCCCGTCTTCTGAACGGTTCGAAGAGCACCTCGGCGGCCGATTTCGCCAAAGCAGCCCCGGTAGAGCGGTTCGAGATGGTGAACAACACGTGGATCCACTGCAAGGGTATGCCGCTGAACTATGTCCGCAGCGTCGGAGAGTATGTTCTTCGCAACAACCTCTTCTACGGGAAGATCTCGCGATATACCCCCGTGATGCGCTATTCCGAGACGGAGGAACTGGACGGAAGCCCAAAGACCGGCGCCGTTTACGATAACCTGGGTTATGTGATGGGAGGCGCCTCGGTCTGCTGGAAAGCTGCCAATCCGAACGATTTGCCGTTGGTGGGATACAAGCAGATCATAAACAGCAAGGAGGATCCCTTCGCCGGAGGGACGTTCAACGTCGAGAACGGGATCTTCATCCCGAATTCATCCTATGCCTCCTATGGAGCGCAAAGGTAG
- a CDS encoding glycoside hydrolase family 3 N-terminal domain-containing protein → MDLYEDPSADVESRIEDLLARMTLDEKTCQMVTLYGYLRVLPDQLPTPEWKEKLWKDGIGAIDEHLNGFRGWGVPVYESPYLWPASNHARALNEVQRFFVEETRLGIPVDFTNEGIRGVEAYRATNFPTQLGLGHTWNRELIRQVGYITGREGRLLGYTNIYAPILDVGRDQRWGRYEEVYGEDPYLVAELGVQMVLGLQQDHQVAATSKHYIAYSNNKGAREGMSRVDPQMSPHEVENIHVYPWREVISRAGLLGAMSSYNDYDGYPIQSSAYWLDERLRKDFGFRGYVVSDSDAVEYLHSKHHVSPDMKESVYQSVMAGLNVRCTFRSPDSFVLPLRELVREGRIPMEVIDDRVRDVLRVKFLIGLFDQPYQLDYEAADREVDGPENNRVALQASRESIVLLKNRENILPLNASRLKKVAVVGPNADETAFAHTHYGPLATEAVSVYEGLSRALDGKAEVVYAKGCELVDANWPISEILPSDPDETEARMIRQAVDVAQQSDVVIAVVGGGPRTCGENKSRTSLDLPGHQELLLREVHKTGKPLIVILINGRPLSINWAAAHADAILEAWYPGSHGGTALAEVLLGDYNPGGKLTVTFPKTVGQIPFNFPAKPNSQIDGPRKPGLDGNQTRINGALYDFGFGLSYTTFSYSNLVLSRKEIRPDESFDVSFDVTNTGSRRGDEVVQLYVHDCLSSITVYEKLLKGFERVALEPGETKRVTMRLTPKDLSLLDADMRRVVEPGEFEIMIGASSTDIRLSDKVVVMDPTGQSDVPAMTVSVEFPVTLGRGEDLTLPVREDRDIGELSVRWGKVTDCAFEILVSDGGGQFLPVFAGKASSGKLQRYKFDPVKASEIRLLITRGKAVVADLESELIRK, encoded by the coding sequence ATGGATCTCTACGAGGATCCTTCTGCTGACGTGGAGAGCCGGATTGAGGACCTGCTTGCGCGAATGACTCTGGATGAGAAAACCTGCCAGATGGTCACGCTTTATGGTTATTTGCGGGTATTGCCGGATCAACTTCCGACACCGGAATGGAAGGAAAAACTCTGGAAAGACGGTATCGGCGCTATTGACGAACATCTCAACGGTTTCCGGGGATGGGGTGTTCCCGTTTATGAAAGTCCTTATCTTTGGCCGGCCTCCAATCATGCCCGGGCTCTGAACGAAGTGCAGCGCTTTTTCGTGGAGGAGACCCGGTTGGGAATTCCCGTGGATTTTACCAATGAGGGGATCCGGGGCGTAGAGGCCTATCGTGCGACCAACTTTCCGACCCAACTCGGACTCGGGCATACCTGGAACCGCGAATTGATCCGTCAAGTCGGATATATCACCGGCCGGGAGGGACGTCTGCTGGGTTATACAAATATCTATGCGCCCATTCTCGACGTGGGGCGCGATCAACGCTGGGGCCGTTATGAGGAGGTCTACGGTGAAGATCCCTATCTGGTCGCCGAACTCGGCGTACAGATGGTCCTCGGATTGCAGCAGGATCATCAGGTGGCCGCCACGTCGAAACATTACATTGCCTATTCCAATAACAAGGGAGCCCGTGAAGGCATGTCTCGCGTAGATCCCCAGATGTCACCGCACGAGGTGGAAAACATCCATGTCTATCCTTGGCGGGAGGTGATCTCCCGGGCCGGATTGCTCGGCGCAATGAGCTCCTATAACGATTACGACGGTTATCCGATCCAGAGCAGTGCCTATTGGCTGGACGAGCGGCTGCGCAAGGATTTCGGATTCCGTGGTTATGTCGTTTCGGACAGCGACGCCGTCGAGTACCTGCATTCCAAACATCATGTGTCTCCGGACATGAAGGAGTCTGTTTATCAGAGTGTCATGGCCGGATTGAACGTCCGGTGCACGTTCCGTTCCCCGGATAGTTTCGTATTACCGCTTCGTGAACTGGTGCGGGAAGGCCGCATCCCGATGGAGGTGATCGATGACCGGGTTCGGGATGTCCTGCGTGTGAAATTCCTGATCGGGCTTTTCGATCAGCCCTACCAATTGGATTATGAGGCGGCGGATCGCGAGGTGGATGGCCCCGAGAACAACCGGGTCGCTCTTCAAGCATCGCGGGAATCCATCGTTCTGCTCAAAAACCGGGAGAACATCCTGCCTCTGAATGCCTCCCGGCTGAAAAAGGTCGCTGTGGTTGGACCGAATGCGGATGAAACGGCATTTGCGCACACCCACTATGGCCCGCTTGCCACCGAAGCCGTATCAGTTTACGAGGGGTTGTCGCGAGCGCTAGACGGTAAGGCCGAGGTAGTCTATGCGAAGGGCTGTGAACTGGTGGATGCCAATTGGCCGATTTCGGAGATTCTGCCCTCGGATCCCGACGAAACGGAGGCCCGGATGATCCGTCAGGCCGTGGATGTCGCACAACAAAGCGATGTCGTCATAGCAGTGGTCGGTGGAGGCCCTCGGACTTGCGGTGAGAACAAAAGCCGTACAAGTCTCGATTTACCCGGGCATCAGGAGTTGCTGCTGCGCGAGGTCCACAAGACCGGCAAGCCGTTGATCGTGATCCTCATCAACGGACGTCCGCTCTCGATCAACTGGGCGGCGGCTCATGCGGATGCGATTCTCGAAGCCTGGTACCCGGGTTCGCACGGGGGAACGGCGCTTGCGGAGGTCCTGTTGGGGGATTATAATCCCGGCGGAAAACTGACCGTGACATTCCCGAAGACCGTGGGGCAAATTCCCTTCAATTTCCCGGCCAAGCCCAATTCTCAGATCGATGGTCCCCGGAAACCGGGTCTGGATGGGAATCAAACCCGAATCAACGGAGCTCTTTACGATTTTGGCTTCGGTTTGAGCTATACTACATTTTCCTATTCGAATCTTGTCTTGTCCCGGAAGGAAATTCGTCCTGACGAATCGTTCGACGTGTCATTCGATGTCACCAATACGGGAAGTCGGCGTGGCGACGAGGTGGTTCAGCTTTATGTCCATGATTGTCTGAGTTCAATCACGGTTTACGAAAAGCTGCTCAAAGGCTTCGAACGCGTGGCTTTGGAGCCGGGCGAGACGAAACGGGTGACGATGCGGCTTACGCCGAAGGATCTTTCGCTGCTTGATGCCGACATGCGCCGGGTGGTCGAACCGGGAGAGTTTGAGATCATGATCGGAGCGTCGTCAACCGACATTCGCCTTTCGGACAAGGTCGTTGTTATGGATCCTACGGGACAATCGGATGTTCCAGCCATGACGGTCTCTGTTGAGTTCCCGGTAACACTCGGACGCGGAGAAGATCTGACTTTGCCGGTGCGGGAGGACCGAGACATCGGGGAATTGAGTGTCCGTTGGGGTAAAGTCACCGATTGCGCATTTGAAATTCTTGTTTCCGACGGTGGAGGCCAGTTCCTTCCGGTATTCGCCGGAAAAGCCTCTTCCGGAAAACTGCAACGCTATAAGTTCGATCCGGTCAAGGCGAGCGAAATCCGCCTTTTGATTACTCGAGGAAAGGCGGTTGTCGCAGATCTGGAAAGCGAACTGATTAGAAAATAA
- a CDS encoding LacI family DNA-binding transcriptional regulator gives MARQKIKIKDIAKMAGVSAGTVDRILHNRGNVSPASREAVEKVLNKVNYKFNLHASAISCRKTFKITVCTPIASPGEYWSSILAGIEHAIEEFSDINISCNYAFYNQYDIYSCKSAYNSLLDQAPQAVIIGPTFIHETQEICGKLDAANIPYLFVDSIIEETRPITTFTTDHYASGFLLGRLLHSLCGGEGSIAIFRALRTGNERASTSLERRRGFMDYMIQAKFNHRIKESTFSVLTPEENEKEVLNFIQNNPDIQGIAIMNSRGYIIADILRNHGIDHIQIISFDLTSNNVRCIENGSITALLCQRPELQGFNAIKAMIQYLLYNRNVTETDHMMPIDIIMKENLPYYQEDRTI, from the coding sequence ATGGCACGACAGAAAATAAAAATCAAGGATATTGCAAAAATGGCAGGCGTATCGGCCGGAACCGTTGACCGAATCCTGCATAATCGGGGCAATGTATCTCCAGCAAGCCGTGAAGCCGTAGAAAAAGTGCTGAACAAGGTAAACTACAAGTTCAATCTGCACGCATCCGCTATTTCTTGTCGCAAAACGTTTAAAATCACCGTATGCACTCCTATTGCCAGCCCCGGAGAGTATTGGAGCTCCATCCTGGCCGGCATCGAACATGCCATTGAGGAGTTTTCCGACATCAACATCTCCTGCAATTACGCATTCTACAATCAATACGACATCTATTCTTGCAAGTCTGCCTACAATAGTCTTCTGGATCAGGCCCCGCAGGCTGTCATCATCGGTCCAACCTTTATCCATGAGACTCAGGAGATATGTGGCAAGTTGGATGCGGCCAATATCCCGTACCTGTTCGTTGATTCAATCATTGAAGAGACGCGCCCTATTACGACATTCACTACCGATCACTATGCCAGCGGCTTTCTGCTGGGACGGCTGCTGCATTCCCTATGCGGTGGCGAAGGATCAATCGCCATATTCAGGGCCTTGCGAACCGGGAATGAACGGGCCAGCACTTCGCTCGAACGACGACGCGGATTCATGGATTACATGATCCAAGCCAAATTCAACCATCGAATCAAGGAATCGACATTCTCGGTACTGACTCCCGAAGAAAATGAAAAAGAGGTCCTGAACTTCATTCAAAACAACCCCGATATTCAAGGTATCGCAATCATGAATTCAAGAGGCTATATCATAGCGGACATTCTCCGAAATCATGGAATCGATCACATTCAGATCATTTCATTTGACTTGACATCCAATAATGTCCGCTGTATCGAAAACGGTTCGATTACGGCCTTGCTTTGTCAACGCCCGGAATTACAGGGATTCAATGCCATAAAAGCCATGATCCAGTATCTGCTTTACAACCGGAATGTGACGGAAACAGATCACATGATGCCCATCGACATCATCATGAAAGAGAATCTGCCATACTACCAAGAAGACCGAACAATATAG
- a CDS encoding calcineurin-like phosphoesterase C-terminal domain-containing protein, with protein MKHFLFLLLAGAGLTFLPGRAAEISGQVFRDANGNGRLDRGERVLRDMGITDGDTIVWSDRNGRYRLSTEPGRVLSPILPDGYVVTAGGLQNRGCYCVDGNAATADFGLCPVKTSSDFRLAVLGDIQVDTPEQLELARQTVIGEIAGRDDLDGVMHMGDLVNDDPSLLEAASGALGLLPQPVWTVIGNHDLDIRVKPRTGTEFRKRVGSDITAFFRGNCCFVLLNNVEAASDSLSDAQLRFLQQLVGKASKKTLFVLCQHVPMARMKNREAIFSLLCGHRVLILSAHAHTVFRREWSDRISEVSVGACCGSWWTGERDPWGIPAALQQCGTPRGYFLFDFRNGEYRFRFKGIGLDADVQADLWVAGVDSTDRKIETLNEDPAGRLLLNVYGGGEATSVEYSVDGIQWRAMERVERVAPAVLRVIYMNYDGGYPTSFARRTPLRRRTASPHLWEAQLPDSLLSDDRWLYFRVSDTRGLESFELRRALGSCPEWRNDGCR; from the coding sequence ATGAAACATTTTTTATTTTTGTTGCTGGCAGGTGCGGGGTTGACGTTCCTGCCGGGGCGGGCTGCCGAGATTTCGGGGCAAGTCTTCCGCGATGCGAATGGCAACGGCCGACTCGATCGAGGGGAACGGGTGTTGCGCGATATGGGAATCACGGATGGAGATACGATTGTCTGGAGCGACCGGAACGGCCGTTATCGTCTTTCGACGGAGCCGGGGCGAGTCCTCTCTCCGATCCTCCCGGACGGTTATGTCGTTACTGCGGGAGGTTTGCAGAACCGGGGCTGTTATTGTGTCGATGGGAATGCAGCAACAGCCGATTTCGGGCTTTGCCCGGTGAAGACGTCCTCCGACTTCCGGCTGGCGGTTCTCGGCGACATACAGGTCGATACGCCGGAACAGTTGGAACTGGCCCGACAGACGGTGATTGGCGAAATCGCCGGCCGCGATGATCTCGATGGGGTAATGCACATGGGAGATCTGGTCAACGACGATCCTTCGCTGCTGGAGGCAGCCTCCGGCGCGTTGGGGTTGTTGCCTCAACCGGTCTGGACCGTGATCGGCAACCACGATCTCGACATCCGGGTCAAACCCCGGACCGGCACAGAGTTCCGCAAAAGGGTTGGAAGCGACATTACGGCCTTCTTTCGCGGGAACTGCTGCTTCGTGTTGCTCAACAACGTGGAGGCAGCCTCCGACAGTCTGTCCGATGCCCAACTCCGCTTTTTGCAGCAACTGGTCGGCAAGGCCTCGAAAAAGACGCTCTTCGTATTGTGTCAGCACGTTCCCATGGCCCGAATGAAGAACCGGGAGGCGATCTTCTCCCTGTTGTGTGGGCACCGGGTGCTGATCCTCTCGGCCCATGCTCACACGGTTTTCCGCCGGGAGTGGAGCGACCGGATTTCGGAGGTCTCGGTCGGGGCTTGCTGCGGTTCGTGGTGGACCGGAGAGCGTGATCCGTGGGGGATTCCTGCGGCATTGCAACAGTGCGGAACCCCTCGGGGTTACTTTCTGTTTGATTTCCGGAACGGGGAGTATCGTTTCCGTTTCAAGGGAATTGGTCTGGATGCAGATGTGCAGGCCGATCTGTGGGTCGCAGGTGTCGATTCGACTGACCGGAAGATCGAGACGCTGAATGAAGATCCGGCAGGCCGACTGCTGCTGAATGTCTACGGGGGAGGTGAGGCCACCTCTGTGGAGTACAGTGTCGACGGAATACAATGGCGAGCCATGGAGCGGGTCGAACGGGTAGCCCCTGCTGTGTTGCGGGTCATCTACATGAACTACGATGGTGGTTATCCCACTAGTTTTGCCCGCCGGACTCCGCTCCGGCGAAGGACTGCATCCCCCCATCTGTGGGAGGCACAGCTACCGGATTCGTTGCTGTCGGACGATCGTTGGCTCTATTTCCGGGTATCCGATACACGGGGACTTGAATCGTTTGAGTTACGGAGAGCTCTCGGCTCCTGTCCGGAATGGAGAAATGACGGCTGCCGATAA